One genomic region from Alteromonas pelagimontana encodes:
- a CDS encoding DUF6489 family protein has translation MKISVDVDISPKEARELMGWPDMSKLYETSISTLSEQMQNGNTDAMMSMLKPYLDGSQQAFSFYQKMFEGLASTGTAKK, from the coding sequence ATGAAAATTTCCGTAGACGTTGATATATCACCCAAAGAAGCCCGCGAACTGATGGGATGGCCGGATATGAGCAAGCTTTACGAAACCAGCATTTCCACACTTTCAGAGCAGATGCAAAACGGCAACACAGACGCAATGATGTCAATGCTAAAGCCGTATCTTGATGGTAGCCAGCAAGCTTTCTCGTTCTATCAAAAAATGTTCGAGGGATTAGCCTCAACAGGTACTGCAAAAAAATAA
- the mrcB gene encoding penicillin-binding protein 1B, whose product MSWLGLFFKLTFVGIVVLIGYMIYLDAQIQHTFNGNKWEVPAQIFARPLTLSKQQEITPKEVLEELQLLGYRKVNRADSSGEYTYQTNTLTVMRRAFNFADGFEPVRKLKINWQSSKIVSIEDINAQQNVGTVRLEPWLVTRLVSSSREDRMLVQLENVPEMLPNMLTLVEDKNFYSHFGVSPLSILRALVANIKAGRTVQGGSTLTQQLVKNLYLSREKAITRKMKEALMAIIIDARYSKSEILQAYLNEVFLGQNGDMAVHGFGLASYFYFDRPANELNAAEMATLVAMIKGPSYYNPRSHPERVLERRNLVLRVMFDANEIDRNQYEQYVNMPLGLASGDSLASGKHPAFMEKVRRELTDILADPSLRDSGVKVFTTLDIYAQRRAEKAVRETLEGLQADRSAQLESAMLVTDITSGEIRAIVGGRNTGYKGFNRALDAHRQVGSLIKPAVYLTALENPAEFNLASPLEDKPITLKSKGGKLWSPLNSNKKFQGQVPLITALTESLNVPTVNLGMQVGLDNVADTISRLGVSTTVDRVPALTLGAMSMAPVEINQMYQTISNNGRYVPLHTVTAVVSANNRLLWRQAEFYSQRVDEAATYLLNYALYKVTMEGTAKRVGKAFPNINMAGKTGTTDDYRDSWFTGFDRNNVITVWVGNDNNEPVNLTGAGGALPVYVNYQKLQQPKSLSRRFPQGLGIAHFDAATGAVSIPGCPNSMSVPAILDVLPPPSQDCAGKPVQAPEEEKGWWERLFGS is encoded by the coding sequence ATTAGTTGGCTTGGGCTGTTCTTCAAACTGACGTTCGTCGGCATCGTGGTGCTCATTGGCTATATGATTTATCTTGATGCGCAGATCCAGCATACCTTCAACGGAAACAAATGGGAGGTTCCGGCCCAGATCTTCGCACGTCCCTTAACATTAAGTAAGCAGCAGGAAATTACACCTAAAGAAGTGCTGGAAGAATTACAACTGCTGGGTTATCGGAAGGTAAACCGCGCTGACAGTAGTGGTGAGTACACTTATCAAACCAACACGCTTACGGTAATGCGCAGGGCGTTTAATTTCGCTGACGGATTCGAACCTGTTCGAAAATTAAAAATTAATTGGCAAAGCTCAAAAATTGTCAGTATTGAAGATATCAATGCTCAGCAAAATGTAGGAACAGTAAGGCTGGAACCGTGGTTGGTGACACGGTTAGTCAGTAGCAGCCGCGAAGACCGGATGCTGGTGCAACTTGAAAACGTTCCAGAAATGTTACCCAACATGTTGACGTTGGTTGAAGACAAAAACTTCTATAGCCATTTTGGTGTTTCACCACTTTCTATCCTGCGCGCGCTGGTTGCCAATATTAAAGCAGGTAGAACCGTGCAAGGAGGCAGTACATTAACCCAGCAATTGGTGAAGAACCTCTATCTTTCACGGGAAAAGGCTATCACTCGCAAAATGAAAGAAGCGTTGATGGCAATAATCATTGACGCACGCTACAGCAAGTCGGAAATTCTGCAGGCTTATCTCAACGAAGTCTTTTTGGGTCAAAACGGTGATATGGCTGTACATGGCTTCGGGCTAGCGAGTTACTTCTATTTTGATCGGCCCGCAAATGAATTAAACGCGGCCGAAATGGCGACATTGGTGGCAATGATTAAAGGCCCTTCTTATTATAATCCCCGCAGCCATCCCGAGCGGGTGCTGGAACGCCGGAATCTGGTGTTGCGTGTGATGTTTGATGCCAACGAAATTGACAGGAATCAATACGAACAATACGTCAATATGCCATTAGGTTTAGCCTCCGGGGATAGTCTGGCAAGCGGCAAACATCCAGCTTTCATGGAGAAAGTGCGGCGAGAACTCACCGATATTCTTGCTGATCCCTCTTTGCGCGATTCCGGCGTAAAAGTTTTCACTACGTTGGATATTTACGCTCAGCGCCGGGCAGAAAAAGCAGTGCGTGAAACGCTAGAAGGTCTGCAGGCAGATCGCAGTGCGCAGCTAGAATCCGCCATGCTTGTTACCGATATTACCAGCGGCGAAATTCGCGCCATTGTGGGCGGCCGTAATACGGGTTACAAAGGTTTTAACCGGGCGCTAGATGCGCATCGGCAGGTGGGATCCTTGATAAAACCGGCGGTATATCTTACCGCTCTGGAAAATCCGGCAGAATTTAACTTAGCTTCACCGCTAGAAGATAAACCTATCACGTTAAAAAGCAAAGGCGGAAAACTGTGGTCGCCGCTCAATTCTAATAAAAAATTTCAGGGGCAGGTGCCGCTTATTACTGCACTGACAGAATCGCTTAATGTGCCAACTGTTAATCTCGGGATGCAAGTGGGTCTGGACAATGTGGCTGATACTATCAGCCGCCTTGGCGTTAGTACTACTGTGGATCGCGTGCCAGCGCTCACGTTAGGCGCTATGTCAATGGCGCCTGTGGAAATTAATCAGATGTACCAGACTATTTCTAATAACGGAAGGTACGTTCCGCTTCACACCGTGACCGCTGTAGTTTCGGCGAACAACCGTTTGCTCTGGCGACAGGCCGAATTTTATTCTCAGCGAGTAGATGAAGCCGCGACCTATTTATTAAATTACGCGCTATATAAGGTGACGATGGAAGGCACTGCGAAACGAGTTGGTAAAGCTTTTCCCAATATCAATATGGCAGGTAAAACCGGAACGACAGACGATTACAGAGATAGTTGGTTTACCGGCTTTGATCGCAATAACGTTATTACGGTGTGGGTGGGGAACGATAATAACGAACCTGTTAATCTTACTGGTGCCGGGGGGGCGTTGCCTGTTTACGTTAATTATCAGAAGTTGCAACAACCAAAATCGTTATCGCGACGTTTTCCCCAAGGCTTGGGGATAGCTCATTTTGATGCCGCCACAGGTGCGGTCAGCATCCCGGGTTGTCCTAATAGTATGAGTGTGCCTGCTATACTGGATGTATTGCCGCCCCCCAGCCAGGATTGTGCCGGCAAGCCAGTGCAGGCTCCTGAAGAGGAAAAGGGATGGTGGGAGCGCTTATTTGGTTCTTAA
- a CDS encoding DUF808 domain-containing protein produces MAAANLLALIDDIATLLDDISVMSKVAAKKTAGVLGDDLALNANQVSGVRAERELPVVWAVAKGSLLNKVIIVPAALLISAFVPVLVIILLVMGGLYLCFEGSEKVLHRLFFRPSEEDREARLRQLADENVDLVALEKEKIKGAIRTDFILSAEIVVIALGSVQEANFITQVGVLCALSVLITAGVYGLVAGIVKIDDLGNYLLKKSLSGNWNVLQRNLGRGLLISAPILMKALSLIGTIAMFLVGGGILTHNIPQLHHLSEMASKAIPALGPVTPVLVDGLIGFIAGALIVGVITVIEKLRK; encoded by the coding sequence GTGGCCGCAGCCAATTTACTTGCCTTAATTGATGATATCGCTACTCTTCTTGATGATATTTCTGTTATGTCTAAGGTCGCCGCAAAAAAGACTGCGGGGGTACTGGGAGATGATCTCGCGCTAAACGCCAATCAGGTTAGTGGAGTGCGGGCAGAACGTGAACTGCCGGTTGTGTGGGCGGTGGCAAAGGGCTCATTGCTAAACAAGGTTATTATTGTTCCTGCCGCACTGCTAATTAGCGCCTTTGTACCCGTTCTTGTAATTATTCTCCTGGTAATGGGGGGACTTTATTTATGTTTTGAAGGCTCGGAAAAAGTACTGCACCGGCTATTTTTTCGTCCTAGTGAGGAAGACCGAGAAGCACGTCTTCGCCAGTTAGCAGACGAAAACGTGGACTTGGTTGCACTTGAGAAGGAAAAGATTAAAGGAGCCATTCGCACCGATTTTATTCTTTCTGCTGAAATCGTGGTCATTGCATTAGGTAGTGTGCAGGAAGCCAATTTTATCACTCAGGTGGGCGTGCTATGTGCCCTTAGCGTACTGATAACCGCTGGTGTTTATGGCTTAGTGGCGGGTATCGTAAAAATAGATGACTTAGGCAATTACCTGTTGAAGAAGTCCCTCAGCGGAAATTGGAATGTCTTACAGCGAAACTTAGGGAGAGGCTTATTAATTTCGGCTCCCATTTTGATGAAAGCACTTTCATTGATTGGAACCATCGCCATGTTCTTAGTAGGAGGTGGTATTCTCACCCACAATATCCCTCAATTACATCATCTTTCCGAGATGGCAAGTAAAGCAATACCTGCCTTAGGTCCCGTTACCCCCGTTTTAGTTGACGGGTTAATAGGGTTTATCGCTGGCGCATTAATAGTTGGCGTTATCACCGTCATAGAAAAATTGCGAAAATAG